A genome region from Petrotoga sibirica DSM 13575 includes the following:
- a CDS encoding DUF4899 domain-containing protein: protein MDFYALKFLATSNLTGETYVGYMFGKKAQTPYFNVLLLTRAQLREVDLPDITKDYLDFKSDIDMLYYQLSKEKNNNLLTQFKAYFYSKLKKMRFEITGTKIFMAIEDEDVYVLKSILSDILSEWSGDTKIKLVAQKFDYKDLTWISAVKEKGEEGLKEYLNREDVKDATEIYPIIDPIEGYSVSKLDIGEPIIVLPIENKDESEKKIGQVVEGKIISKELIPSSNYIFLKVDLGNGALGKSVVHRELKVSVDQNRLQILRKSQEKKENETETKIIGDLYNQMKNDKSVPPDKKIGSLDILIISGFSIIGILLIILIVILLGRF, encoded by the coding sequence ATGGACTTTTATGCATTAAAATTTTTAGCAACTTCAAATTTAACCGGTGAAACATATGTGGGATATATGTTTGGGAAAAAGGCTCAAACCCCTTATTTTAATGTACTTTTGTTGACTAGGGCTCAACTTAGAGAAGTCGACCTTCCGGATATTACAAAAGATTATCTTGATTTCAAATCAGACATCGATATGTTGTATTATCAATTGTCTAAGGAAAAAAATAATAATCTTCTAACTCAGTTCAAAGCTTACTTCTACAGCAAGCTTAAAAAAATGAGATTTGAGATCACAGGAACAAAAATCTTCATGGCTATAGAAGATGAAGACGTCTATGTATTAAAATCAATTTTGAGCGATATTTTAAGTGAATGGTCCGGAGATACAAAGATCAAATTGGTTGCACAGAAATTTGATTATAAAGATCTAACCTGGATATCAGCCGTAAAAGAAAAAGGAGAAGAAGGTTTAAAAGAATACTTAAACAGAGAGGACGTTAAAGATGCAACGGAAATCTATCCAATAATAGACCCCATAGAAGGTTATTCCGTTTCTAAATTGGATATAGGTGAACCTATAATTGTTTTACCAATAGAAAATAAGGACGAAAGCGAAAAAAAAATTGGACAAGTAGTCGAGGGAAAAATCATATCTAAAGAGTTGATCCCTTCAAGCAACTATATATTTTTAAAAGTAGATTTAGGTAATGGGGCTTTGGGTAAATCGGTAGTTCACAGAGAGTTAAAGGTTTCAGTAGACCAAAATCGGCTTCAAATTTTAAGAAAATCTCAAGAAAAAAAAGAGAATGAAACTGAAACAAAAATTATCGGAGATCTTTATAACCAAATGAAAAATGATAAAAGTGTGCCTCCTGATAAAAAAATAGGTTCATTAGATATACTAATAATAAGTGGTTTCTCAATAATAGGGATACTTTTGATAATCTTAATTGTTATACTACTGGGACGGTTCTAA